The following are encoded together in the Panicum virgatum strain AP13 chromosome 6K, P.virgatum_v5, whole genome shotgun sequence genome:
- the LOC120711789 gene encoding disease resistance protein RGA5-like gives MAEKILVSASMGVMNSLLGKLATLMGEKYAKLKDVRKQVAFLHEELSSMGALLEDLADMEGLDNQTKQWRNKVREMSYDIEDCLDEFMHFVGGSSDGKGLLRRLKTLRARHQLASKIQELKGRVQEASARRMRYRLDDCKSRSGNVAVDPRMTALYTESSRLVGIDGSKEEVINLLTKQVDDASVQKLRVVSIVGLGGLGKTTLANQVYGKLGESFGCKAFVSVSQRPDMVVLLKSLVTQILGPGVDTYELNGLIDILRKYLQDKRYLVVVDDLWDASAWEFIKCAFPEGHHGSNVLTTTRIERVAMTCCNFQRKFVYRMKPLDDHNSRQLFYGRVFGLENTCPQPFEEPSDKILQKCGGLPLAIISIASLLASQTNRSVSQWNCVLNSLRSDLRSNPSLEGMRQILNLSYTHLPHHLKTCLLYIGMYPEDHDIDKDHLVMQWVAEGFVCGIDGRNALEIAGSYFNELVNRSMIIQLVEHHAWNKERIYHKVHDMVLDIIVSKSAEENFLGVVENLETITRRQQCKTRRLSLQLDEAELDKIAHRVSLPHVRSVFIFGLPHCSIGLLELKFLRVLFVCEVDGLDLTPIEKLSQLRYLYVKSYHRSRMQLPRQICGLHHLETLVIDGQLSHLPHDIVHLPALSYLKVSVSIAYPDGISKMKSLHTLHWFDASKQSVDNLMALGELLNLRELYIGITDYNFPTMETHKDALLYSIEKLLNHNLRHLSVFALEHTLTGFYDRWNSLCLPDCRLEQLHLQFPFPRLPVWVGQLSTLSSLEIHVDELFKDDVAVLAGLPVLAHLVLWVGYVPDEGIVFSSSAAFRALEYLESRRAGLAFHFQAGSMAKLETLRFQLGVHEVKTCGVRLAGIEHLTNLKRVAIGLGFSGHRSEESDVPTVEVAIRSFFEEHHPGCPTIHITSYLYTYDD, from the exons ATGGCGGAGAAGATACTGGTGAGTGCCTCGATGGGAGTGATGAACTCGCTTCTTGGAAAGCTGGCCACACTCATGGGGGAAAAGTATGCCAAGCTCAAGGATGTGCGGAAACAG GTGGCATTTCTCCATGAGGAGCTCAGCAGCATGGGCGCTCTCCTGGAAGATCTTGCGGACATGGAGGGGCTGGACAACCAAACCAAGCAGTGGAGGAACAAAGTGAGGGAGATGTCGTACGACATCGAGGACTGCCTCGATGAGTTTATGCACTTTGTTGGGGGTTCCAGCGATGGTAAAGGGTTGTTGCGCCGTCTCAAGACGCTGAGGGCGCGCCATCAGCTAGCCAGCAAAATTCAGGAGCTCAAGGGTCGCGTGCAAGAGGCTAGTGCACGGCGCATGAGGTACAGACTAGATGACTGCAAGTCTAGATCTGGTAACGTTGCTGTCGACCCTCGGATGACTGCTCTTTACACGGAATCATCAAGACTTGTTGGCATTGATGGATCAAAGGAAGAGGTTATCAATCTGTTGACGAAGCAG GTGGATGATGCGTCAGTGCAAAAGCTCAGGGTGGTATCTATTGTTGGGCTTGGAGGTCTAGGAAAGACTACACTTGCAAATCAAGTTTACGGCAAGCTTGGGGAAAGCTTTGGTTGCAAGGCTTTTGTATCAGTGTCTCAAAGACCTGACATGGTGGTGCTTCTCAAGAGTTTGGTCACACAGATTTTGGGGCCAGGGGTTGATACTTACGAGTTGAATGGGCTCATAGATATCCTTAGAAAGTATCTACAAGACAAAAG GTATTTGGTTGTAGTTGATGATTTATGGGATGCATCAGCATGGGAATTTATAAAATGTGCTTTCCCGGAGGGCCACCATGGTAGCAATGTGTTGACAACTACACGAATTGAAAGGGTGGCTATGACATGTTGCAATTTTCAGAGGAAATTTGTTTACAGGATGAAGCCTCTTGATGACCATAATTCCAGGCAGTTGTTTTATGGTAGAGTTTTTGGGTTGGAAAACACGTGTCCTCAGCCATTTGAAGAACCATCTgacaaaattttacaaaaatgtGGTGGCCTGCCACTAGCAATCATCAGTATAGCTAGCCTTTTAGCTAGTCAAACGAACAGATCAGTGAGCCAATGGAACTGTGTCCTTAATTCTCTACGCTCTGATCTGAGGTCAAATCCAAGTTTAGAAGGGATGAGACAGATACTAAACCTTAGTTACACTCATCTTCCACATCATCTCAAGACATGCTTATTGTATATTGGTATGTATCCAGAGGATCATGATATTGATAAGGATCACCTAGTTATGCAATGGGTAGCTGAAGGTTTTGTCTGTGGAATAGATGGCAGAAATGCGTTGGAAATTGCAGGGAGCTATTTCAATGAATTGGTTAATAGGAGCATGATCATCCAGCTTGTGGAACATCATGCTTGGAACAAGGAGCGTATCTATCATAAAGTGCATGATATGGTTCTGGATATAATTGTGTCCAAATCTGCAGAAGAGAATTTTCTGGGCGTGGTAGAAAACCTGGAGACAATCACCAGAAGACAGCAGTGCAAGACTCGCCGGCTCTCTCTGCAGCTTGATGAGGCGGAACTTGATAAAATCGCACATCGTGTGAGTCTACCACATGTGCGATCGGTGTTTATTTTTGGGTTGCCTCATTGCAGCATTGGACTGTTGGAGCTGAAGTTTCTCCGAGTTCTGTTTGTTTGTGAGGTTGATGGTTTGGACCTCACTCCAATTGAAAAATTGTCTCAACTGAGGTATTTATATGTGAAGAGCTACCATAGGTCGAGGATGCAACTGCCTAGACAAATTTGTGGGCTACATCATCTAGAGACATTGGTTATAGATGGACAGTTGTCCCATCTTCCACATGATATTGTTCATTTGCCTGCTTTGTCATATTTGAAGGTTTCTGTGAGCATAGCTTATCCTGACGGAATCAGCAAGATGAAATCTCTTCATACTCTGCATTGGTTTGATGCAAGCAAACAGTCAGTCGATAATTTAATGGCTCTCGGGGAGTTGCTGAATCTAAGGGAGTTGTACATCGGTATAACTGATTACAACTTCCCCACTATGGAAACACATAAGGATGCTCTGCTTTATTCCATCGAGAAGTTACTTAATCACAATCTGAGGCATTTAAGTGTTTTCGCATTAGAGCACACACTGACAGGCTTTTATGATCGGTGGAACTCTTTATGCTTGCCTGACTGTCGTCTCGAGCAACTTCACCTGCAATTTCCGTTTCCACGGTTACCTGTGTGGGTTGGTCAGCTCAGCACGCTCAGCAGCCTGGAAATCCATGTTGACGAGCTGTTCAAGGATGATGTTGCTGTTCTTGCAGGGTTACCTGTACTCGCCCATCTTGTGCTATGGGTGGGCTATGTCCCTGATGAAGGTATTGTCTTCAGCAGCAGTGCAGCGTTCAGGGCTCTTGAATACTTGGAATCTCGTCGAGCGGGCCTCGCCTTCCACTTCCAAGCTGGATCAATGGCCAAGCTCGAGACCCTCAGGTTTCAATTGGGTGTGCATGAAGTGAAGACGTGTGGCGTCAGGCTTGCTGGCATCGAGCATTTGACAAATCTGAAAAGAGTAGCTATTGGTCTGGGCTTCTCTGGACATAGAAGTGAAGAGTCAGACGTACCAACCGTTGAGGTTGCCATAAGGAGCTTCTTCGAGGAGCATCATCCTGGATGCCCCACCATTCATATCACAAGTTATCTATATACATATGATGACTAA